One stretch of Caldinitratiruptor microaerophilus DNA includes these proteins:
- a CDS encoding 4Fe-4S dicluster domain-containing protein, translated as MAEVQNWQLGRKMQYPYEEARPERQFAAVFNLNRCIGCQTCTMACKSTWTWGPGQEYMWWNNVETKPYGGYPQNWDVKLLSMLGPQEWQGGVYAGKTIFEAADPAKQTTSGFLALGYLPADEEWRYPNIHEDTAQGHSPHGARLPEHESWFFYLPRICNHCTYPACLAACPRKAIYKRQEDGIVLIDQSRCRGYRKCMEACPYKKPMYRGTTATTEKCVGCYPRIEQGQVTRCIATCIGKIRLFGWVNEESSPVHYLVHKAKVALPLYPQFGTEPNVYYIPPRWVPRDYLRQMFGPGVDAAIEAYAKPSPELLAVLQLFGATDRIIARYRLEGEAIVGFDDRGAEVVRVPIDEKVQVRPADRMNIT; from the coding sequence ATGGCGGAGGTCCAAAACTGGCAGCTGGGCCGCAAGATGCAGTACCCCTACGAGGAGGCCCGGCCGGAGCGCCAGTTCGCCGCGGTCTTCAACCTGAACCGATGCATTGGCTGCCAGACCTGCACCATGGCCTGCAAGTCCACGTGGACCTGGGGGCCGGGGCAGGAGTACATGTGGTGGAACAACGTCGAGACCAAGCCCTACGGCGGATACCCGCAGAACTGGGACGTGAAGCTCCTCTCGATGCTCGGCCCGCAGGAGTGGCAGGGCGGGGTCTACGCGGGGAAGACGATCTTCGAGGCGGCCGACCCCGCGAAGCAGACGACGTCCGGCTTCCTGGCCCTCGGCTACCTGCCGGCGGACGAGGAGTGGCGCTACCCCAACATCCACGAGGACACGGCGCAGGGCCACTCTCCCCACGGCGCCCGGCTGCCGGAGCACGAGAGCTGGTTCTTCTACCTCCCGCGGATCTGCAACCACTGCACCTACCCGGCCTGCCTGGCGGCCTGCCCGCGCAAGGCGATCTACAAGCGGCAGGAGGACGGGATCGTCCTCATCGACCAGAGCCGCTGCCGGGGCTACCGCAAGTGCATGGAGGCCTGTCCCTACAAGAAGCCCATGTACCGGGGCACCACGGCCACCACGGAGAAGTGCGTGGGGTGCTACCCCCGGATCGAGCAGGGACAGGTGACCCGCTGCATCGCCACCTGCATCGGCAAGATCCGCCTCTTCGGGTGGGTGAACGAGGAGTCGAGCCCCGTGCACTACCTGGTCCACAAGGCGAAGGTGGCGCTGCCTCTCTACCCCCAGTTCGGCACCGAGCCCAACGTGTACTACATTCCGCCCCGCTGGGTGCCCCGGGACTACCTGCGGCAGATGTTCGGGCCGGGGGTCGACGCGGCGATCGAGGCTTACGCGAAGCCCTCGCCCGAGCTCCTCGCCGTGCTCCAGCTCTTCGGCGCCACGGACCGGATCATCGCACGGTACCGCCTCGAGGGCGAGGCGATCGTCGGGTTCGACGACAGGGGCGCCGAGGTCGTGCGGGTGCCGATCGACGAAAAGGTCCAGGTCCGGCCGGCCGACCGGATGAACATCACGTGA
- a CDS encoding TorD/DmsD family molecular chaperone — MADPQSAGAEVVRAEARGRVYAALSRAFLYPDPPLYEALVSGEFLTVLEEALAEVPEARGLWGAAAGAALRDALGRSLERLPTRAEWEGRYLRLLGQPAAPLCPPFETEYTASHLYMQTQAMADIAGFYRAFGVGLPEGGGRPDHIATELEFLYFLSVKEALALDDGHGERLAVCREAHSRFLEDHLGRWTGVLHALLRRHDEGGFYAALAGLTDAWVSLQCERAGALPRKVTRLTPLSRDGLDAGVAGAGRKGE, encoded by the coding sequence ATGGCAGACCCGCAGTCCGCCGGGGCGGAGGTGGTCCGGGCCGAGGCCCGGGGGCGGGTGTACGCCGCCCTGTCCCGGGCCTTCCTCTACCCCGACCCGCCGCTCTACGAGGCGCTCGTGTCCGGCGAGTTCCTCACCGTCCTGGAAGAGGCGCTGGCGGAGGTGCCCGAGGCCCGCGGGCTGTGGGGCGCGGCCGCCGGGGCCGCTCTGCGCGACGCGCTGGGCCGCAGTCTCGAGCGCCTCCCCACGCGAGCCGAGTGGGAGGGGCGGTACCTCCGGCTCCTCGGCCAGCCGGCCGCGCCGCTGTGTCCGCCCTTCGAGACCGAGTACACCGCCTCCCACCTCTACATGCAGACCCAGGCGATGGCCGACATCGCGGGGTTCTACCGGGCCTTCGGGGTCGGCCTGCCGGAGGGCGGCGGCCGGCCCGACCACATCGCCACGGAGCTGGAGTTCCTGTACTTCCTGTCGGTCAAGGAAGCCCTCGCCCTGGACGACGGGCACGGGGAGCGCCTCGCGGTGTGCCGGGAGGCCCACTCCCGCTTCCTCGAGGACCACCTCGGCCGCTGGACCGGCGTCCTCCACGCGCTCCTGCGGCGGCACGACGAGGGAGGCTTCTACGCGGCGCTGGCCGGGCTCACCGACGCCTGGGTGAGCCTGCAGTGCGAACGGGCCGGCGCCCTTCCCCGGAAGGTGACCCGCCTCACCCCCCTGTCCCGGGACGGGCTGGACGCCGGCGTCGCCGGCGCCGGCCGCAAAGGAGAGTGA
- a CDS encoding ethylbenzene dehydrogenase-related protein has protein sequence MQRLLTRRRLPFAIALLVLIAAAVVPAISKIELGKSAAAPAVVARYAPELPADPWDPAWRRAPAVRMPVSAVATPGARPIRDVSVRALNDGRRIAFRVEWADDTQEVTTLRPQDFGDQAAVQLTTGPINVCMGQADRYAHIWHWKADWQYGSRDMRRQYPNLYTDGYSIGDRGLFQEDLFTRPAATVGNLRARPAHDTPVEHLIAGGFSSLTTVPDPKMQNVGGNGVWKDGKWAVVFVRELAAAGEGDLGLVPGEPAQVAFAVWDGKQMQRDGMKYTTTWATLTLDRPPLARR, from the coding sequence GTGCAGAGGTTGCTCACGCGCCGGCGCCTGCCGTTTGCGATCGCCCTTCTGGTGCTGATCGCCGCGGCGGTGGTACCGGCGATTTCCAAGATCGAGCTTGGCAAGTCCGCGGCCGCCCCGGCGGTGGTGGCCCGCTACGCGCCCGAACTTCCCGCCGACCCCTGGGACCCGGCCTGGCGGCGGGCGCCGGCCGTGCGGATGCCGGTGTCGGCGGTCGCCACCCCCGGGGCCCGGCCCATCCGTGACGTGTCGGTCCGGGCCCTGAACGACGGCAGGCGGATCGCCTTCCGGGTCGAGTGGGCCGACGATACCCAGGAGGTCACCACCCTGCGCCCGCAGGACTTCGGCGACCAGGCCGCCGTCCAGCTCACCACCGGGCCGATCAACGTCTGCATGGGTCAGGCCGACCGCTACGCCCACATCTGGCACTGGAAGGCCGACTGGCAGTACGGCAGCCGCGACATGCGGCGGCAGTACCCGAACCTCTACACCGACGGGTACTCCATCGGCGACCGGGGCCTGTTCCAGGAGGATCTCTTCACCCGGCCCGCGGCCACGGTCGGCAACCTGCGCGCCCGGCCGGCGCACGACACGCCGGTCGAGCACCTCATCGCCGGCGGCTTCAGCTCCCTCACCACCGTGCCGGACCCGAAGATGCAGAACGTGGGCGGGAACGGCGTGTGGAAGGACGGAAAGTGGGCCGTGGTGTTCGTCCGGGAGCTCGCCGCAGCCGGCGAGGGCGACCTCGGCCTCGTGCCCGGCGAGCCCGCCCAGGTGGCTTTCGCCGTCTGGGACGGCAAGCAGATGCAGCGGGACGGGATGAAGTACACGACGACCTGGGCCACCCTGACCCTCGACAGGCCCCCGCTGGCGAGGAGGTGA
- a CDS encoding Mrp/NBP35 family ATP-binding protein, translating into MTPCAREIPCALCPDEGRCGLDGSAHDAWLLARRLGAVTRRVLVLSNKGGVGKSTVAANLAAALALDGAAVGLADADITGPSVPLVTGLQGQRLRLGPEGAAPAEPLPGFRVASIGFLLESPDESVMWRDAYKYEFLRQLFAGVAWGRLDWLVVDMPPGTGGELIAVRELLGRVDGAVLVTTANEVALQHVRRAATACRASDIPILGMVENMSGLVCPHCGGEVHPFGEGGGEAEAARLGVPFLGRVPFDPAAVAGGPVVVMRPASPAARALREVARRCRRRLEGAGAGGTDV; encoded by the coding sequence ATGACCCCGTGTGCGCGCGAGATCCCCTGCGCCCTCTGTCCCGACGAGGGGCGCTGCGGCCTCGACGGATCCGCCCACGACGCCTGGCTCCTGGCGCGCCGGCTTGGCGCCGTGACCCGGCGGGTGCTGGTGCTGAGCAACAAGGGCGGGGTCGGCAAGAGCACGGTGGCGGCCAACCTGGCGGCGGCCCTGGCCCTGGACGGTGCCGCCGTCGGCCTGGCGGACGCCGACATCACCGGTCCCAGCGTCCCTCTCGTCACGGGCCTGCAGGGCCAGCGCCTGCGGCTGGGACCGGAGGGTGCGGCGCCGGCCGAGCCCCTGCCGGGGTTCAGGGTGGCCTCGATCGGGTTCCTGCTCGAGAGCCCGGACGAGAGCGTGATGTGGCGGGACGCCTACAAGTACGAGTTCCTGCGGCAGCTCTTCGCCGGGGTGGCGTGGGGCCGGCTGGACTGGCTCGTGGTGGACATGCCGCCGGGCACCGGGGGGGAACTCATCGCCGTCCGGGAACTCCTCGGGCGGGTTGACGGCGCCGTGCTGGTCACCACGGCGAACGAGGTCGCCCTGCAGCACGTGCGGCGCGCCGCCACGGCCTGCAGGGCGAGCGACATCCCGATCCTCGGGATGGTCGAGAACATGAGCGGTCTCGTGTGCCCGCACTGCGGGGGCGAGGTCCACCCCTTCGGCGAGGGCGGTGGCGAGGCGGAGGCCGCCCGGCTCGGGGTGCCGTTCCTCGGCCGGGTACCGTTCGACCCCGCAGCCGTCGCCGGCGGACCGGTCGTGGTGATGAGGCCGGCGAGCCCGGCCGCCCGGGCCCTGCGGGAGGTCGCCCGGCGGTGCCGGCGGAGGCTGGAGGGCGCGGGGGCGGGTGGCACGGACGTCTGA
- a CDS encoding acetate--CoA ligase family protein, whose protein sequence is MQDFFSPRGIAVVGASRDPARIGHHILKNLKAAGYAGPIYPVNPSGEEILGLPSYPRLADVPGPAELVVLALRTDALDAFLADLEARQAARGDVRALVATGAGYAEIGTEEGRRRQERLTSACRRLGVRILGPNCIGVADTRTGVDTTFLSVPHLRPGAVSLVSQSGGMVAWLYGLWAGEPSSPGLARMVNVGNAADVSLAEAVRFLGADPDTRALGVYVEGTTRARDLLDAIAGAARDKPVVVLKGGLTEAGGAAAASHTGNLAGTGPLWEGTLRQAGALVARSPEEFTAFLTAAERLWPAVGAPGAGTTSRGDADSPGSAEPLRVAILTNAGGAGVLASDALWGESGGAAVPAHLDPATLEAVSAVLPPFAAVGRPDGYVDATAGASPAHIARAAARLAADPGVDLVFLIVLSTPYIPADVLAREVDAALTEAEAMPGTRSGLAPVATVLPAGPLQAAGREGFARAGRIALPSLHSGARAVLALARYRMWRAARGWQRPWREAAAVAAGNGAPPGRLLGEREAARLLAEWGVPFPPARFASTPAEAVAAAGDVGYPVVLKVASPDIAHKTDVGGVRLGVSGPAEVAAAWEEIMAAVSRRRPEARIDGMVVQRQEPPGVELLVGGLRDPSFGPVVTAGLGGIFAEVYRDVAWRLAPVTEADALEMLRELRGYPLLTGARGRPAVDLGAAARVIAAVSRAVARVPGLREVDVNPVLLYPDRAVAVDALVRLDG, encoded by the coding sequence TTGCAGGACTTCTTCTCCCCCCGCGGGATCGCCGTGGTCGGCGCCTCCCGCGACCCCGCACGCATCGGCCACCACATCCTGAAGAACCTGAAGGCCGCCGGCTACGCCGGCCCGATCTACCCGGTGAACCCCAGCGGCGAGGAGATCCTGGGCCTGCCGTCCTACCCCCGGCTGGCCGACGTGCCGGGTCCGGCGGAACTCGTGGTGCTGGCCCTGCGCACCGACGCCCTGGACGCCTTCCTCGCCGACCTCGAGGCGCGCCAGGCCGCCAGGGGCGACGTGCGCGCGCTGGTGGCCACCGGCGCGGGTTACGCCGAGATCGGGACCGAGGAAGGCCGGCGCCGGCAGGAGCGCCTCACGTCGGCCTGCCGCCGGCTGGGCGTGCGGATCCTGGGGCCCAACTGCATCGGGGTGGCGGACACCCGGACGGGCGTGGACACCACCTTTCTCAGCGTCCCCCACCTGCGCCCGGGGGCCGTGAGCCTCGTCAGCCAGAGCGGCGGCATGGTGGCGTGGCTGTACGGCCTGTGGGCGGGGGAGCCGTCCTCCCCGGGTCTGGCCCGCATGGTCAACGTCGGCAACGCCGCCGACGTGAGCCTGGCGGAGGCCGTCCGCTTCCTCGGCGCCGACCCGGACACCCGCGCGCTCGGCGTCTACGTGGAAGGGACCACCCGCGCCCGCGACCTGCTCGATGCCATCGCCGGCGCGGCCCGCGACAAGCCGGTCGTCGTGCTGAAGGGCGGCCTCACCGAGGCGGGTGGCGCCGCTGCCGCCTCCCACACGGGCAACCTGGCCGGGACCGGCCCCCTCTGGGAGGGCACGCTGCGGCAGGCGGGAGCGCTCGTCGCCCGGAGCCCCGAGGAGTTCACCGCCTTCCTGACCGCGGCGGAGAGGCTGTGGCCCGCCGTCGGGGCGCCGGGGGCCGGGACCACCTCGCGCGGCGATGCCGACTCCCCCGGGTCCGCAGAGCCGCTGCGTGTCGCCATCCTGACCAACGCCGGCGGTGCCGGTGTGCTCGCCTCCGACGCGCTGTGGGGCGAGAGCGGCGGCGCCGCCGTGCCGGCCCACCTCGACCCGGCGACCCTCGAGGCCGTCTCCGCCGTGCTCCCGCCCTTCGCCGCGGTCGGCCGGCCCGACGGGTACGTCGACGCCACGGCAGGGGCCTCCCCCGCCCACATCGCCCGGGCGGCCGCACGGCTCGCCGCCGACCCGGGGGTCGACCTGGTCTTCCTCATCGTCCTGTCGACCCCCTACATCCCGGCGGACGTGCTCGCCCGGGAGGTCGACGCCGCCCTGACCGAGGCAGAGGCCATGCCGGGCACACGCTCCGGGCTGGCGCCCGTGGCCACCGTGCTGCCCGCGGGTCCGCTCCAGGCGGCCGGGCGCGAGGGGTTCGCCCGGGCCGGCCGGATCGCGCTGCCCAGTCTCCACAGCGGCGCCCGGGCCGTCCTGGCCCTGGCCCGGTATCGGATGTGGAGGGCCGCCCGCGGCTGGCAGCGCCCATGGCGGGAGGCGGCGGCGGTCGCCGCCGGGAACGGGGCTCCGCCGGGGCGGCTCCTCGGGGAACGGGAGGCCGCCCGGCTCCTTGCCGAGTGGGGCGTGCCCTTCCCCCCGGCCCGATTTGCGTCGACGCCGGCCGAGGCCGTCGCGGCGGCCGGGGACGTTGGCTACCCGGTGGTGCTCAAGGTGGCGTCGCCGGACATCGCCCACAAGACGGACGTGGGCGGCGTGCGCCTCGGCGTGTCCGGCCCTGCCGAGGTGGCGGCGGCCTGGGAGGAGATCATGGCCGCGGTGTCCCGGCGCCGCCCGGAGGCCCGGATCGACGGCATGGTGGTCCAGCGCCAGGAGCCGCCCGGGGTTGAGCTGCTGGTCGGCGGGCTGCGGGACCCGTCCTTCGGGCCGGTGGTCACAGCCGGACTCGGCGGCATCTTCGCCGAGGTGTACCGCGACGTGGCCTGGCGGCTGGCCCCGGTGACAGAGGCCGACGCCCTGGAGATGCTGAGGGAACTCCGAGGCTACCCGCTCCTGACCGGCGCGCGCGGGCGCCCGGCGGTCGACCTGGGCGCCGCCGCACGGGTCATCGCCGCCGTGTCCCGGGCGGTGGCCCGGGTGCCGGGGCTCCGGGAGGTCGACGTGAATCCGGTACTCCTCTACCCTGACCGCGCCGTCGCCGTGGACGCCCTGGTCCGGCTGGACGGGTAG
- a CDS encoding nucleotidyltransferase family protein yields MNAIVLCGAENTGPLREVDPAPNEGLIRIGDRPMVQYVLDGLRQSSRIGRIVLVAPPGVVGPAIRADGVVLVPPSGHIIDNVLAALAHLPRDRKVLIATCDIPLITGRVVDGFLDLCAQREADLYYPVVERSVAEAQYAGVRRTYVRLREGTFTGGNLFLADPAIADTVAPRIRAFLDERKRPLRMAAILGWSFVLRLVLRSLSLFELERKLSDLWGIRGAVINCPYPEVGIDVDKPSDLELARRYLRKP; encoded by the coding sequence GTGAACGCGATCGTCCTCTGCGGCGCCGAGAACACCGGGCCGCTCCGGGAAGTGGACCCGGCCCCGAACGAAGGCCTCATCCGCATCGGCGACCGGCCGATGGTCCAGTACGTGCTGGACGGCCTGCGCCAGTCCAGCCGGATCGGCCGCATCGTGCTGGTCGCCCCGCCGGGGGTCGTGGGGCCGGCGATCCGCGCCGACGGCGTCGTACTCGTGCCGCCCTCCGGCCACATCATCGACAACGTCCTGGCTGCGCTGGCTCACCTTCCACGGGACCGGAAGGTCCTCATCGCGACGTGCGACATCCCGCTGATCACAGGCCGCGTGGTCGACGGCTTCCTCGACCTGTGCGCGCAGCGGGAGGCCGACCTGTACTACCCGGTCGTGGAGCGCTCGGTGGCCGAGGCGCAGTACGCCGGGGTCCGCCGCACCTACGTCCGCCTGCGGGAGGGCACCTTCACGGGGGGGAACCTCTTCCTGGCCGACCCGGCCATCGCCGATACCGTGGCGCCCCGTATCCGGGCCTTCCTCGACGAGCGCAAGCGCCCGCTGCGCATGGCGGCCATCCTGGGCTGGAGTTTCGTGTTGCGGCTCGTGTTGCGCTCCCTGAGCCTCTTCGAGCTGGAGCGCAAGCTGTCGGACCTGTGGGGGATCCGGGGCGCGGTGATCAACTGTCCGTATCCGGAGGTCGGGATCGACGTCGACAAGCCCAGCGACCTGGAGCTCGCGCGCCGGTACCTCCGGAAGCCATGA
- the purR gene encoding pur operon repressor, with the protein MLKLSRAARVALLVKSLVEHPGEVIPLAHFAERLGAAKSSISEDVALVRAAFETAGGGRLTTLAGAAGGVVYLPLPSPAEQADVVRRLAGVLSAPERILPGGFLYMTDVVSSPVWAARIGEVFAARFHAARPTCVLTVETKGIPVALMTARALNLPLVIARREGRVTEGPQVTISYVTGSRGRIETLTAGIRAIPPEARVLIIDDFIKAGGTAAGMIELVRQFPGATVVGIGVLVATAEPARKRVSGYRSLLTLEGVDEEQGTVRIVPSESEG; encoded by the coding sequence GTGCTGAAACTGAGTCGGGCTGCGAGGGTCGCCCTTCTGGTGAAGTCGCTGGTGGAGCACCCCGGGGAGGTGATCCCCCTGGCCCACTTCGCCGAGCGGCTGGGCGCGGCCAAGTCGTCCATCAGCGAGGACGTCGCCCTCGTGCGCGCCGCCTTCGAGACCGCCGGCGGCGGCCGCCTCACCACCCTGGCGGGAGCGGCGGGCGGGGTGGTCTACCTCCCGCTCCCCAGCCCGGCGGAGCAGGCCGACGTGGTGCGGCGCCTGGCCGGCGTGCTGTCGGCGCCGGAGCGGATCCTCCCGGGCGGATTCCTCTACATGACCGACGTCGTCTCGAGCCCCGTATGGGCGGCCCGGATCGGCGAGGTGTTCGCCGCCCGCTTCCACGCCGCCCGGCCCACCTGCGTGCTGACGGTGGAGACGAAAGGCATCCCCGTGGCCCTCATGACCGCCCGGGCGCTCAACCTGCCGCTCGTCATCGCCCGGCGGGAGGGCCGGGTCACCGAGGGGCCGCAGGTCACCATCTCCTACGTCACGGGATCGCGGGGCCGGATCGAGACGCTCACCGCCGGCATCCGGGCGATCCCGCCGGAGGCGCGGGTGCTCATCATCGACGACTTCATCAAGGCGGGCGGCACGGCCGCCGGCATGATCGAGCTCGTGCGGCAGTTCCCCGGGGCGACGGTGGTGGGCATCGGCGTGCTCGTCGCCACGGCCGAGCCCGCCCGCAAGCGCGTGAGCGGCTACCGGTCCTTGCTGACGCTGGAGGGCGTCGACGAGGAACAGGGCACGGTTCGCATCGTGCCCAGCGAGTCGGAGGGGTGA
- the ilvA gene encoding threonine ammonia-lyase has translation MNERLPAGLADVERARSVLAGFTVATPLLHSAALSSLLGFPVYLKAENLQRTGSFKVRGAFYKMSRLPAEARARGVVSASAGNHAQGVALAASQLGIPATIVMPAGAPITKVQATAGYGAQVVLHGATVDDAYDRARELERETGATFIPGFDDPDIVAGQGTIGLEILDALPDAGTVLVPVGGGGLISGIALAIKSRRPAVRVVGVQAAGAPAVHLSWQAGRYTTTDTVRTIADGIAVRRPGVLNWEYIRRYVDDVVTVGEEEIGHSILLLLERARLVVEGAGAVGLAALLGRVRPEPGPVVVVLSGGNIDVNILSRIIERGLVRAGRYVRLSALIPDRPGSLKRLLSTVAAQGANVLQVHHERWLDRVTVGEVEVDLALETRDHEHAAGLIAALERDGYSVRRVPPLRPTANW, from the coding sequence ATGAACGAGCGGCTCCCGGCCGGCCTCGCGGACGTCGAGCGGGCCCGGTCCGTCCTCGCCGGGTTCACGGTGGCCACCCCCCTCCTGCACTCGGCGGCCCTGAGCAGCCTCTTGGGCTTCCCGGTCTACCTGAAGGCCGAGAACCTGCAGCGGACAGGCTCCTTCAAGGTTCGGGGCGCCTTCTACAAGATGTCCCGCCTCCCCGCCGAGGCGCGGGCGCGCGGGGTGGTCTCGGCTTCGGCGGGAAACCACGCCCAGGGGGTCGCGCTGGCGGCGAGCCAGCTGGGCATCCCGGCGACGATCGTGATGCCGGCCGGCGCGCCGATCACGAAGGTGCAGGCGACGGCCGGCTACGGGGCCCAGGTCGTGCTGCACGGGGCCACGGTCGACGACGCCTACGACCGCGCCCGTGAGCTCGAGCGGGAGACCGGCGCCACGTTCATCCCGGGCTTCGACGACCCGGACATCGTCGCCGGGCAGGGCACCATCGGCCTCGAGATCCTCGACGCCCTGCCGGACGCCGGCACGGTGCTCGTCCCCGTCGGCGGCGGCGGGCTCATCTCCGGGATCGCCCTGGCGATCAAGAGCCGGCGCCCGGCGGTGCGCGTCGTGGGGGTGCAGGCCGCAGGAGCGCCGGCGGTGCACCTCTCCTGGCAGGCGGGCCGCTACACCACCACGGACACGGTGCGGACCATCGCCGACGGGATCGCGGTCCGCCGGCCCGGCGTCCTGAACTGGGAGTACATCCGCCGCTACGTGGACGACGTGGTGACCGTCGGCGAGGAGGAGATCGGCCACAGCATCCTGCTGCTCCTCGAGCGGGCCCGCCTCGTGGTGGAGGGGGCCGGTGCCGTGGGGCTGGCCGCGCTCCTGGGCCGGGTGCGGCCGGAGCCCGGGCCGGTCGTGGTGGTGCTGTCGGGCGGGAACATCGACGTCAACATCCTCTCCCGGATCATCGAGCGGGGCCTGGTGCGGGCCGGCCGCTACGTGCGGCTGAGCGCGCTCATCCCGGACCGGCCCGGGAGCCTTAAGCGGCTCCTCAGCACGGTGGCCGCGCAGGGGGCCAACGTGCTCCAGGTCCACCACGAGCGGTGGCTCGACCGGGTGACCGTGGGCGAGGTGGAGGTCGACCTGGCCCTGGAGACCCGTGACCACGAGCACGCAGCCGGGCTCATCGCCGCGCTGGAGCGCGACGGCTACTCGGTCCGCAGGGTACCGCCCCTGCGCCCGACCGCAAACTGGTAA
- a CDS encoding SpoVG family protein, giving the protein MQVTGVRVRPLAREGATKAFCTIFLDGELAIHDIRVVEGKNGLFVSMPSRRLDTGGYRDVAHPITSSMREAIQERVLEAYRESCARIARSGAAGPVGGGAAPDRGEAPGTSPSAVSGADPGEPAGGDRPEAVGSEAAAGGS; this is encoded by the coding sequence GTGCAGGTGACCGGCGTACGCGTGCGACCGCTGGCCCGGGAGGGAGCCACCAAGGCGTTCTGCACGATCTTCCTGGACGGAGAGCTCGCCATCCACGACATCCGTGTGGTCGAGGGGAAGAACGGTCTCTTCGTGTCGATGCCCAGCCGCCGGCTGGACACCGGCGGCTACCGGGACGTCGCCCACCCCATCACGAGCAGCATGCGCGAGGCGATCCAGGAGCGCGTGCTGGAAGCGTATCGGGAGTCATGCGCCCGGATCGCCCGCAGCGGCGCCGCAGGGCCGGTGGGCGGGGGCGCTGCGCCGGACCGGGGCGAGGCACCCGGAACGTCCCCGAGTGCGGTGTCCGGGGCGGACCCGGGTGAGCCGGCCGGGGGGGACCGGCCGGAGGCGGTGGGGTCGGAGGCGGCTGCGGGGGGATCGTGA
- the glmU gene encoding bifunctional UDP-N-acetylglucosamine diphosphorylase/glucosamine-1-phosphate N-acetyltransferase GlmU → MSGVSAVILAAGLGTRMRSRLPKVLHPVGGRPMVGHVVEHCRQAGVDRVIVVVGAGREQVQAYLGDSVAYAVQEEQLGTAHALLQAEPLLDGARGDLLVLYGDTPLLRPEVVKRLLEAHRESGASATVLTAHVQDPGSFGRVIRGPDGTLARIVEFKDATPEERAVREINAGVYCFRLEGFFQHLRRVPRGPQGEFYLPDVLPLLMAAGGRVEAVAAAEEEDVLAPNDRRQLAQAEAILRRRVLDRLMESGVTVVDPATTWVSAEAEVGPDTVLLPFTFLEGRTRVGRDCVIGPGSRVVDSTIGDRSRVEFSVVESSRIAEDVRIGPYAHVRPGCEIGPGVELGNYAEVKKARLGPRVKMHHHGYLGDVEVGEAANIGAGVITSNYDGVNKFRTVIGPGAFVGTNVNLVAPLTVGEGAYVAAGSTVNQDVPPGALAIARARQENKEGYAARIRARARVRKEPG, encoded by the coding sequence ATGTCAGGGGTCTCGGCTGTGATCCTCGCGGCCGGCCTGGGCACCCGCATGCGCTCCCGCCTGCCCAAGGTGCTGCACCCCGTCGGCGGCCGTCCCATGGTCGGGCACGTGGTGGAGCACTGCCGGCAGGCGGGAGTGGATCGCGTCATCGTGGTCGTCGGCGCCGGGCGGGAGCAGGTACAGGCGTACCTGGGCGACTCGGTGGCGTACGCGGTGCAGGAGGAGCAGCTCGGGACCGCGCACGCCCTGCTCCAGGCGGAGCCGCTCCTGGACGGGGCGCGGGGTGACCTCCTGGTGCTGTACGGAGACACCCCGCTCCTGCGGCCCGAGGTGGTGAAGCGCCTCCTGGAGGCGCACCGGGAGAGCGGCGCGTCCGCCACGGTCCTGACCGCCCACGTGCAGGACCCCGGGTCCTTCGGCCGGGTGATCCGCGGCCCCGACGGCACGCTGGCGCGGATCGTCGAGTTCAAGGACGCCACGCCGGAAGAGCGGGCCGTCCGGGAGATCAACGCCGGCGTCTACTGTTTCCGGCTCGAGGGCTTCTTCCAGCACCTGCGGCGCGTGCCCCGCGGGCCGCAGGGCGAGTTCTACCTGCCGGACGTGCTGCCGCTCCTGATGGCAGCGGGCGGGCGCGTCGAGGCCGTGGCGGCAGCGGAGGAGGAGGACGTGCTGGCGCCCAACGACCGGCGCCAGCTGGCACAGGCGGAGGCCATCCTCCGCCGGCGGGTCCTGGACCGGCTCATGGAGAGCGGGGTCACGGTCGTCGACCCGGCCACCACCTGGGTGAGCGCCGAGGCGGAGGTGGGGCCGGACACGGTCCTGCTCCCCTTTACGTTCCTCGAGGGTCGGACGCGCGTGGGCCGGGACTGTGTCATCGGGCCGGGCTCCCGCGTGGTGGACTCGACGATCGGCGACCGCTCCCGGGTCGAGTTCTCGGTGGTCGAGTCGAGCCGGATCGCCGAGGACGTCCGGATCGGGCCGTACGCCCACGTCCGGCCCGGCTGCGAGATCGGTCCGGGGGTGGAGCTGGGCAACTACGCCGAGGTCAAGAAGGCCCGCCTGGGCCCCCGGGTGAAGATGCACCACCACGGCTACCTGGGGGACGTGGAGGTCGGCGAGGCGGCGAACATCGGGGCCGGGGTGATCACCTCCAACTACGACGGGGTGAACAAGTTCCGCACCGTCATCGGCCCCGGGGCGTTCGTGGGAACCAACGTGAACCTGGTCGCGCCCCTGACGGTGGGGGAGGGTGCGTACGTGGCCGCCGGTTCGACGGTCAACCAGGACGTGCCGCCGGGTGCCCTGGCCATCGCCAGGGCGCGTCAAGAAAACAAGGAAGGGTACGCAGCACGGATCCGGGCTCGGGCCAGGGTCCGCAAAGAGCCGGGGTAG